In a single window of the Drosophila subpulchrella strain 33 F10 #4 breed RU33 chromosome X, RU_Dsub_v1.1 Primary Assembly, whole genome shotgun sequence genome:
- the LOC119557830 gene encoding platelet binding protein GspB isoform X1: MQQMDDPPSLPVGTEVSAKYKGAFCEAKVSKVVRNIKVKVAYKQGLGSGIVSDDAIKAPTGQLRVSAVVEVRHPDRKEIVEATITKIQDCSQYTVVFDDGDITTLRRTALCLKSGRHFNESETLDQLPLTHPEHFGNPVVGGRRGRRRGHLNEDSSEDDEESDAKEVVNEKEENIGKVVCVETESKKKDKEKWFPALVVAPTAQATVRIRVKDEYLVRSFKDGRYYTVPKKEATEFTREVASKQDVPAVQAALEFLDSSILPAHWDRDSLFGLSNISSDDEGEIDSDSSDDEPHEEKDRFVAQLYKYMDDRGTPLNKVPSIQSRDVDLYRLFRAVQKRGGYNRVTSQNQWKLIAMRLGFTPCTVSVMNLVKQAYKKFLQPYGDFHRKLGCSMLMTSRNSNRSKGRSLVRANSVASPKPMETTKTETISKLAQPNQTNVVASTSSSAAAAAASSTPARAVSTASQSAAEESGNTSESSVVVEPPKKQRKGSAASSQQGKVKSLVEKYEEKSTAAQNSSAASVAGTGATGSSTVTPATSGAPSTPANASSATSGGSSAVPSAVGNKDAESDLPLAKIKAAAAAAASTRHSMEKETNTSSGSSASASSKANSAELQRSRDASPSVAAPAPAGAGTPAPSATSQPASTKKEKHQRSKQADKEKDKEEKQPGSGKRKKEKISVEKIDTGDFVVGIGDKLKVNYHEKKSPSSHGSTYEAKVIEISVQRGVPMYLVHYTGWNNRYDEWVPRERIAENLTKGSKQKTRTISTSSANSGSGGGGGGSLSVQGSLPPGVADKLQTGKDGLSKMPPSAGNSSGPGVPSQSGSLGGASSTPSLLSTAVKTPTTGGAKRGRGRSDSMPPRSTTPSSVVVAHSARTKSPAASQTQLQPQMKKRPTRVVPGTTTPRRVSDASMASQSDSDSDEPVRRPKRQSAKEKPQTGKAQQPGKGRVASRASSTAPAPHPSDDSEEDDDEEEPAAARAAPSKQQQPQAASVRGSRAGGNRAMSSGAASAKGRDYDLSEIRSELKGFQPKLLTNPATNEDRKDIAKQESSAEPALQDIKKEPKQESSAKSSSTELSSETESYVDEDSQSSDYRKQPKGAGAGKKESMSTTSKSHHEPVSKREVAVKEEPLKIEPKMEPKEEETKSKPFLSGADIKPTALIAPARFGNASAPQAASSSVLGSSTAKYTSVIVEKHLTIGGKKSSEQHVPKKLDQVKKQSGGAAATASSSSLSGQDLKKFAEPVASLKVELPAACSPSSSSSSSSSLCSSGSAASSSSATRSLPDMSKLEISSGTTPGPTATPTASQSGQAAPPSSSGAAKESKYSSSGGTAAGLGLSIRKLLSSDVYEFKDTEPFEFEKRISPMASVGGTVAAGATGVGAVVGAGASVITSVMPTTGVSGSGGTPSASTSAAVVVSSAARKQALKTSAMLQSLEQHQLPPAGHERNYNAMTTALTGLTAPKLKKRGSPLKEPALGLEKPKMYKQDKDQVQQPVEQKAQQLTPPTLKVLQPVGQVSPSASNPVKIHTPSGTAALTVSGSSLSTPTSSSGQALLSTSSTPSQLNPHHATPFDALRKSPSFNLNITALNEELAQTVQETTRALTDALQPPTTPGPPPMPSSGSIPAPVTPVITPTPTSVLSCPSTPPIGANAVLASPKLSTPPQATNANKPPAPHIVGSPFIETRNVFELSTSNEGSGYSSGESKDNKLEKLENVKILLAGAAGPFDLDAGSYEQKPSSIADKVLKAISQKKEEVENNKSKPQVEPIAAAKISGSEEVVHPPPAKLELCSSAIKLDTLKLLSEPLKIQTGPLLGELYRPGPATSSPETKSILESSLPAKNSELSETIQKLECAIQQRKTPVGGALSLASSTAGTPPAAHTPNSTATAGAGFSDESMDSTDSEQRLVIEDVIAEEHTTTTTTGEQKSPGSGQDEGQNTTTTMVTAITVETEGTSSSTPTPPVSAPVKLEVSAKALPGIQAPIPLKPTEASSFAGKLAAVTRPPPLAKLQQQEEVGQAKNITSFGIPIVLPEIPASVVVATPTLMVASAIHHSPGSTSSSPVPVLISPFLSAPKETGGLLLKAYTAAGGAVTPGGLPSAGSVIAAAGGGTPTVISNFPQQHQQPASVLQAAPEIPASYILDAEMAEAPNSSATVVARPFVMHAVGKELFNVVAPAASSPLISDPHNESINLLCEETIPGSPAPNYGGTEQLPAAVGSALAIMGITPLPPDTPPAGAVGAIQQQLQQQVQAGQQQQLAKTVEVIPSAPNSSPDSASQDESGEETKKSAEHGHEDSGGLETLNKRKRTRKPLPMSAQTTAAVAAQLQSLGKRRRQVSGMRSQKATTTTAGSDTDDNSDNIAPTAGQQQQRQSARQQMLPQGNAQPQQQQQLLQQQQASLQQGIQAGNTPGVRPCPYNFLVELDPALSSDECISILRKQIQDLRKAYNTIKGELTVIDRRRKKLRRREREKKQQQLQSQQQGKICA, from the exons aTGCAG CAAATGGACGATCCGCCATCGCTGCCCGTGGGCACGGAGGTGAGTGCCAAGTACAAGGGCGCCTTCTGCGAGGCAAAGGTCAGCAAGGTGGTGCGCAACATCAAGGTAAAGGTGGCCTACAAGCAGGGACTGGGCTCTGGCATCGTCTCCGATGATGCCATTAAGGCCCCGACGGGACAACTGCGCGTGAGCGCCGTAGTGGAGGTGCGTCACCCGGATCGCAAGGAAATCGTCGAGGCAACCATCACCAAGATCCAGGATTGCTCGCAGTACACGGTGGTCTTCGACGATGGAGACATCACCACACTGAGGCGAACGGCTCTGTGCCTAAAGAGTGGTCGGCACTTTAACGAGAGCGAGACGCTGGATCAACTGCCTCTGACCCATCCAGAGCACTTTGGCAATCCCGTGGTGGGTGGACGAAGGGGTAGACGGCGCGGCCACCTGAACGAAGACAGCTCAGAAGACGACGAAGAAAGCGATGCCAAGGAGGTCGTCAACGAAAAGGAGGAGAACATCGGAAAGGTGGTGTGTGTAGAGACCGAGTCCAAGAAGAAAGACAAAGAGAAGTGGTTCCCCGCTTTGGTGGTGGCGCCCACAGCACAG GCCACTGTCCGCATTCGAGTAAAGGACGAGTACCTGGTGCGCTCGTTCAAGGACGGCCGCTACTACACGGTACCCAAAAAGGAGGCTACCGAGTTCACCCGCGAAGTGGCCAGTAAACAAGATGTGCCTGCTGTGCAGGCGGCCCTCGAGTTCCTGGATAGCAGCATACTTCCTGCCCACTGGGACAGGGACTCGTTGTTCGGCCTTTCAAACATCTCTAGCGATGACGAGGGCGAGATTGACTCGGACTCCTCTGACGACGAGCCGCACGAGGAGAAGGATCGCTTTGTGGCCCAGTTGTACAAGTACATGGATGACAGGGGAACACCGTTGAACAAGGTGCCCTCCATTCAAAGCCGGGACGTGGATCTGTATCGTCTCTTTCGGGCGGTGCAAAAGCGAGGAGGCTACAACCGCGTCACCTCGCAAAATCAGTGGAAGCTCATTGCCATGCGCCTGGGCTTTACGCCCTGCACAGTGAGTGTGATGAATCTGGTAAAGCAGGCATACAAAAAGTTCCTGCAGCCGTACGGCGACTTCCACCGCAAGCTGGGCTGCTCCATGCTGATGACCTCGCGCAACTCCAACCGCAGCAAGGGCAGGAGCCTGGTTAGGGCCAACTCTGTGGCGTCCCCGAAGCCCATGGAGACCACAAAGACGGAAACCATCAGCAAACTGGCTCAGCCCAATCAGACAAACGTCGTGGCTTCGACTTCGAGCAGTGCAGCAGCCGCGGCAGCATCTTCTACACCGGCCAGAGCCGTATCCACCGCATCGCAATCCGCAGCCGAGGAGTCCGGCAACACCAGCGAGTCTAGCGTGGTGGTGGAGCCACCAAAGAAACAAAGGAAGGGCTCAGCAGCTAGCAGTCAACAGGGGAAGGTCAAGAGCTTGGTGGAAAAGTACGAGGAAAAATCCACAGCAGCCCAAAACTCTTCGGCTGCCTCAGTCGCTGGAACGGGTGCCACCGGGTCATCCACAGTCACACCAGCCACATCGGGTGCACCCTCCACGCCAGCTAATGCATCATCTGCCACTTCAGGAGGTTCGTCAGCCGTTCCGAGTGCTGTTGGCAACAAAGACGCCGAATCAGATCTGCCGCTGGCCAAGATAAAGGCAGCGGCTGCGGCTGCCGCTTCCACTAGACACAGCATGGAAAAGGAGACCAACACTAGCTCGGGCAGTAGTGCCTCCGCCTCCAGCAAGGCCAATTCTGCGGAGTTGCAGCGCAGCCGTGATGCCTCACCATCGG TCGCTGCACCGGCTCCTGCCGGCGCAGGCACGCCCGCTCCATCTGCCACCTCCCAACCGGCGTCCACCAAGAAGGAGAAGCACCAGCGGAGCAAGCAGGCGGACAAGGAAAAGGACAAGGAGGAAAAGCAACCGGGTAGCGGCAAGCGCAAGAAGGAGAAGATTAGCGTGGAGAAGATTGACACCGGCGACTTTGTGGTGGGGATCGGAGACAAGCTGAAGGTTAACTACCATGAGAAGAAGTCGCCCAGCTCGCATGGCAGCACTTACGAGGCCAAGGTTATCGAAATCAGTGTCCAACGCGGAGTGCCGATGTACCTAGTCCACTACACGGGCTGGAACAATCGCTACGATGAGTGGGTGCCGAGAGAAAGGATAGCCGAGAACCTGACCAAGGGGTCCAAGCAAAAAACTCGAACCATAAGCACCAGCAGTGCGAACAGTGGcagtggaggaggaggaggtggctCTCTTTCGGTGCAAGGCTCTCTGCCGCCGGGAGTAGCCGATAAGCTGCAAACCGGCAAGGATGGGCTCTCCAAAATGCCACCATCAGCGGGAAATTCCTCTGGACCTGGAGTTCCATCGCAGTCAGGATCTCTGGGAGGAGCCAGCTCCACTCCTTCGCTGCTGTCCACTGCAGTCAAGACCCCGACGACGGGAGGAGCGAAGCGGGGACGGGGACGCAGCGACTCCATGCCACCGCGCTCCACCACACCCTCGTCAGTGGTGGTGGCCCATTCCGCTCGCACTAAGTCGCCAGCTGCCTCCCAGACGCAACTGCAGCCACAGATGAAGAAGCGCCCGACTAGAGTTGTACCTGGTACCACCACTCCACGTCGCGTTTCAGATGCCTCGATGGCTTCCCAATCGGATTCGGACTCCGATGAGCCAGTGCGACGTCCAAAGAGACAGAGTGCCAAAGAGAAACCCCAAACGGGAAAGGCACAGCAGCCCGGAAAAGGGAGGGTGGCTAGCAGGGCTTCCTCCACGGCCCCAGCTCCCCATCCCAGCGATGACTCGGAAGAGGATGATGATGAAGAGGAGCCGGCGGCGGCAAGAGCCGCTCCCTCCAAGCAGCAGCAACCACAGGCTGCCTCTGTGCGGGGATCCCGGGCTGGAGGCAATCGTGCCATGAGCAGTGGCGCCGCTTCCGCCAAGGGACGCGACTATGATCTCAGCGAGATTCGATCGGAGCTGAAGGGATTTCAGCCGAAATTGCTAACGAACCCTGCGACCAACGAAGACCGAAAGGATATCGCAAAGCAAGAGTCTTCTGCTGAACCAGCCCTGCAAGACATCAAGAAGGAGCCCAAGCAGGAGTCCTCGGCCAAGAGCAGCTCAACGGAGCTCTCCTCCGAAACCGAGTCCTATGTGGACGAGGACTCGCAGTCCTCCGACTACCGCAAACAACCAAAGGGAGCAGGAGCAGGCAAGAAAGAGTCAATGTCCACTACCTCAAAGTCACATCACGAACCAGTGTCCAAAAGAGAGGTGGCTGTCAAAGAAGAACCCCTCAAAATCGAACCTAAAATGGAGCCCAAGGAGGAGGAAACCAAAAGCAAGCCCTTTTTATCGGGTGCGGACATCAAACCTACGGCTCTTATAGCACCAGCTAGATTCGGGAACGCATCAGCTCCCCAAGCTGCGAGCTCATCCGTACTGGGATCTTCAACGGCCAAGTACACATCGGTGATTGTAGAGAAGCACTTAACAATTGGTGGCAAGAAGTCCTCGGAACAACATGTGCCCAAAAAGCTAGATCAGGTCAAGAAACAATCTGGTGGAGCAGCTGCAACTGCCTCTAGTTCTTCTCTTTCAGGTCAGGACTTAAAGAAGTTTGCTGAACCAGTGGCAAGCTTAAAAGTGGAACTGCCAGCAGCATGTTCGCCATCGTCGTCCTCCTCTTCGTCCAGTTCCTTGTGTTCCAGCGGATCTGCGGCGAGTTCCAGTTCTGCCACTCGTTCCCTGCCGGATATGAGCAAGCTGGAGATTAGTAGTGGTACCACACCGGGGCCGACGGCGACACCAACGGCATCACAATCAGGCCAGGCCGCGCCACCCAGCTCATCAGGTGCTGCCAAGGAGTCAAAATACAGCAGCAGTGGAGGAACTGCTGCAGGATTGGGACTCAGCATACGAAAATTACTGTCCTCGGATGTGTATGAGTTCAAGGACACGGAGCCCTTCGAGTTCGAGAAGCGCATCTCCCCGATGGCCTCTGTGGGCGGAACTGTGGCTGCCGGAGCCACGGGAGTCGGAGCAGTGGTGGGTGCAGGAGCCTCGGTAATTACGTCAGTGATGCCGACAACAGGAGTCTCCGGATCTGGCGGAACACCAAGTGCCTCCACTTCAGCCGCAGTGGTGGTCAGCTCGGCGGCCAGGAAGCAAGCACTTAAAACCAGCGCAATGCTGCAGAGCTTGGAGCAGCACCAGTTGCCTCCCGCTGGACACGAGCGTAATTACAATGCAATGACGACAGCATTAACCGGACTAACAGCACCCAAGCTAAAGAAGAGAGGTTCGCCACTGAAAGAGCCAGCATTGGGCCTGGAAAAACCGAAAATGTACAAGCAAGACAAAGACCAAGTCCAGCAACCGGTGGAACAAAAGGCGCAGCAGCTAACGCCACCCACTTTAAAAGTGCTACAGCCTGTAGGACAAGTGTCTCCTTCGGCTAGCAATCCAGTGAAGATACACACGCCGTCAGGAACAGCAGCCCTAACGGTGTCAGGATCCTCTTTGAGTACGCCAACCTCATCGAGTGGCCAAGCCCTACTGTCTACCTCTTCTACACCTAGCCAACTTAATCCTCATCATGCCACACCCTTTGATGCCTTGAGGAAGTCGCCCAGTTTCAATCTTAACATCACCGCCCTAAATGAGGAATTGGCACAGACTGTCCAGGAAACCACTCGAGCGCTAACGGATGCGCTGCAGCCTCCGACAACACCTGGGCCACCGCCCATGCCATCAAGTGGGTCGATACCAGCACCAGTCACGCCAGTAAtaactccaacgcccacatcAGTTTTGAGCTGTCCTAGCACACCACCCATAGGAGCTAATGCAGTGCTTGCATCGCCCAAGTTGAGTACTCCACCACAGGCCACCAATGCCAACAAGCCACCTGCTCCTCATATCGTCGGCAGTCCCTTCATCGAAACCAGAAACGTGTTCGAGCTAAGCACATCCAACGAGGGCAGTGGCTACAGCTCTGGTGAGTCCAAGGATAACAAGCTGGAGAAACTGGAGAACGTAAAAATCTTGCTGGCCGGAGCAGCAGGACCCTTTGATTTGGATGCCGGAAGCTATGAGCAGAAGCCCAGCTCCATAGCGGACAAGGTGCTGAAGGCTATCAGCCAGAAAAAGGAGGAGGTAGAGAACAACAAGAGCAAGCCCCAAGTAGAACCCATTGCCGCTGCCAAGATTTCGGGGAGTGAGGAAGTGGTGCACCCCCCGCCAGCCAAACTTGAACTATGCAGCAGTGCCATTAAGCTGGATACTCTTAAGTTGCTGAGCGAACCACTCAAAATACAAACGGGTCCACTACTGGGTGAACTTTATAGACCCGGACCTGCGACCAGCAGTCCGGAAACCAAGTCCATTCTTGAATCCTCGCTTCCGGCGAAGAACAGCGAGTTGAGCGAGACAATCCAGAAACTGGAGTGTGCCATTCAACAGCGGAAGACGCCTGTGGGTGGAGCCCTGTCCCTGGCCAGCTCTACAGCAGGAACCCCGCCTGCCGCCCACACGCCGAACTCCACGGCCACCGCAGGAGCCGGTTTCTCGGACGAGTCCATGGACAGCACCGACTCCGAGCAGCGTCTGGTCATCGAGGATGTAATTGCGGAAgagcacaccaccaccacaacgACTGGCGAGCAAAAGAGCCCGGGATCTGGGCAAGACGAGGGTCAGAATACCACGACCACTATGGTGACAGCGATTACCGTCGAAACGGAgggcaccagcagcagcacgcCTACGCCCCCGGTTTCTGCTCCCGTTAAATTGGAAGTGAGTGCCAAGGCCCTGCCCGGAATACAGGCTCCCATTCCCCTGAAGCCTACGGAGGCCAGCTCCTTTGCTGGGAAACTTGCTGCGGTGACTCGGCCTCCGCCACTAGCCAAGCTCCAACAGCAGGAAGAGGTGGGTCAGGCAAAAAACATAACCTCTTTCGGCATTCCCATTGTGCTGCCCGAGATCCCCGCCTCTGTGGTGGTAGCCACTCCGACCCTCATGGTGGCCTCCGCCATCCACCACAGTCCAGGCTCCACATCGAGCTCGCCAGTTCCTGTTCTAATATCCCCGTTCCTCAGCGCTCCAAAAGAAACAGGGGGCTTGCTGCTAAAGGCCTATACAGCAGCGGGCGGAGCAGTGACGCCAGGAGGATTACCTTCGGCCGGAAGCGTAATAGCAGCAGCCGGCGGCGGAACACCCACTGTTATTTCGAATTTCCCccagcagcatcagcaacCGGCTAGCGTCCTTCAAGCTGCGCCGGAGATCCCCGCCAGCTACATATTAGATGCGGAGATGGCTGAAGCCCCCAATAGCAGTGCCACAGTGGTGGCGCGACCTTTTGTAATGCACGCGGTGGGTAAGGAACTGTTTAATGTTGTGGCACCGGCTGCCAGTTCGCCTCTGATCAGCGATCCCCACAACGAATCCATAAATTTGCTCTGCGAGGAAACCATACCGGGCAGTCCGGCCCCCAATTACGGTGGCACTGAGCAGCTACCAGCCGCTGTGGGTTCGGCGTTGGCTATTATGGGCATAACGCCCCTTCCCCCCGATACACCGCCAGCCGGAGCTGTTGGTGCCATCCAGCAACAGCTGCAGCAACAAGTACAAGCcggacagcagcaacagttggCAAAGACGGTAGAGGTAATTCCCTCAGCACCCAACAGTTCGCCGGACTCGGCTAGTCAGGATGAGAGCGGCGAGGAGACCAAAAAGAGTGCAGAGCACGGACACGAGGACTCAGGCGGTTTAGAGACACTCAACAAGCGCAAGCGAACACGAAAACCGCTGCCGATGAGCGCCCAGACGACGGCTGCCGTGGCGGCTCAACTCCAATCCCTGGGCAAGAGGCGACGCCAGGTGTCTGGGATGCGCAGCCAGAaagccaccaccaccacag CGGGATCCGATACCGATGACAACTCGGATAACATAGCGCCAACCGCAGGACAACAGCAGCAACGACAGAGCGCCCGCCAGCAAATGCTTCCTCAGGGCAACGCTCagccacagcagcaacagcaactcctgcaacagcagcaggcgTCCCTGCAGCAGGGAATCCAAGCGGGCAATACGCCGGGAGTTCGTCCATGTCCATACAACTTCCTTGTAGAGCTGG ATCCTGCGCTTAGTTCGGACGAGTGCATCTCGATCCTGCGCAAACAGATCCAGGATCTGCGCAAGGCCTACAACACCATTAAGGGCGAACTAACGGTCATCGATCGCCGACGCAAGAAGCTGCGTCGCAGGGAGCGCgagaagaagcagcagcaactgcagaGCCAGCAGCAGGGCAAGATCTGTGCCTAG